A genomic stretch from Setaria viridis chromosome 1, Setaria_viridis_v4.0, whole genome shotgun sequence includes:
- the LOC117838741 gene encoding F-box/FBD/LRR-repeat protein At1g78750 has translation MTRAAPPAQVASQNTPQQAERERERERERGREGKEGSEHKRPPQRPGGEQDASTRLSPFPSHSPPRPCFTTQPCRSGATKPRGILPRCGAGRSRRRSGMAGGGGKRRRVGGGGHEDDDEEEMVVEEDRISDLPDALRMQILSLLPLKSAIRTGALSSRWRCLWEQRWPEPSSVRIRLPPGAAGAAARVEQFGLIDRRGRRRMDCFSLAFHGGQLTQPDLRRCLDYAAVCEVEDLHLRVDGGAGRGSRGGGGTRGRGMLTVHFPVGSRLLARLSVRGLNLTAAANAMVATLEVIHLHSVFLTDAALRRVVAACPRLRELDLRYCRRLRRIDFSAVGVPNLRTFTLVDCSRTTEVRVPMAPRLRSFRLSGAFLSSNILTGAGGSLEHLYLCSGGPENGLPPTNLPISVPHLSNLSVLTLCSIALQYISAFTAKAVVESKLQSLRELHFLMFGMANSNLADIYSFLKTCSCPQLERLFVQLPTNVRDSFTENFLEVAEEEPPKGGLENLWLAKMTNFKGHRNEMQLVEFLLRKSSCLKKLFLIAPTEDHPQGLRKIQSDVLPSFLKTEIMHLERASANTQIIFSEPDGPQIQPLHSEVFVRF, from the exons ATGACCCGCGCGGCACCACCAGCGCAAGTAGCCAGCCAGAACACACCACAGcaggcagagagagagagagagagagagagagagagagggagggaggggaaagAGGGAAGCGAGCACAAGAGGCCACCGCAGCGGCCAGGCGGCGAGCAAGACGCCTCCACACGTCtctcccccttcccttcccatTCCCCTCCCCGCCCCTGCTTCACAACACAGCCCTGTAGGAGCGGCGCAACCAAACCCCGCGGAATCCTCCCCCGATGCGGCGCGGGtaggagccggcggcggagcggaatggcggggggcggcgggaaGCGGCGCCGGGTGGGAGGTGGGGGCCacgaggatgatgatgaggaggagatggtggtggaggaggaccgCATCTCGGACCTGCCGGACGCGCTGCGGATGCAGATTCTGAGCCTGCTGCCGCTCAAATCCGCCATCCGGACCGGCGCTCTCTCCTCGCGGTGGCGGTGCCTGTGGGAGCAGCGGTGGCCGGAGCCGTCGTCGGTCCGCATCCGCCTCCctcccggcgcggcgggggcggcggcgcgggtggagcAGTTCGGGCTCATCGACCGGCGCGGGAGGCGCCGGATGGACTGCTTCTCGCTCGCCTTCCACGGCGGGCAGCTCACGCAGCCGGACCTCAGGCGCTGCCTCGACTACGCCGCGGTGTGCGAGGTCGAGGACCTGCACCTccgcgtcgacggcggcgcggggaggggatcgcgcgggggcgggggcacCCGCGGCCGGGGCATGCTCACCGTCCACTTCCCCGTCGGGAGCCGCCTGCTCGCGCGCCTCTCGGTGCGGGGGCTCAACCTCACGGCGGCCGCCAACGCGATGGTCGCCACGCTCGAGGTGATCCACCTCCACTCGGTGTTCCTCACCGACGCCGCGCTGCGACGGGTCGTCGCCGCCTGCCCCCGCCTCCGGGAGCTCGACCTCCGctactgccgccgcctccgccgcatcGACTTCAGCGCCGTGGGGGTGCCCAACCTCAGGACCTTCACCCTCGTCGACTGCTCCCGCACCACGGAGGTGCGGGTCCCCATGGCGCCGCGCCTCCGGTCGTTCCGGTTGAGCGGCGCCTTCCTCTCCAGCAACATCCTCACGGGCGCTGGGGGCTCACTTGAGCATCTCTACCTCTGCTCCGGCGGGCCGGAGAACGGCTTGCCGCCCACCAACTTGCCCATCTCGGTTCCCCACCTATCGAACCTCAGTGTCCTCACCCTCTGCAGCATTGCACTCCAG TACATTTCTGCTTTCACAGCTAAGGCCGTAGTGGAGAGCAAGCTGCAGAGCTTGAGAGAGCTCCATTTCCTCATGTTCGGCATGGCCAACTCCAACCTTGCTGACATCTACAGCTTCCTCAAGACATGTTCCTGTCCTCAGTTGGAGCGGCTCTTTGTGCAG CTCCCGACGAACGTTCGTGATTCATTCACGGAGAATTTCTTGGAGGTAGCGGAGGAAGAGCCACCTAAAGGTGGATTAGAAAACCTTTGGTTAGCCAAGATGACAAACTTCAAGGGGCACCGTAATGAGATGCAACTAGTAGAATTTCTGCTTAGAAAGTCTAGTTGTCTGAAGAAACTATTTCTGATTGCTCCTACAGAGGATCACCCTCAAGGACTCCGCAAGATTCAGTCGGATGTGCTGCCCAGTTTTCTGAAAACAGAAATAATGCATTTGGAAAGAGCTTCAGCAAATACCCAGATAATTTTCAGTGAGCCTGATGGTCCTCAGATCCAACCATTGCATTCGGAGGTCTTTGTCAGGTTTTAG